In one Elstera cyanobacteriorum genomic region, the following are encoded:
- a CDS encoding DUF1365 domain-containing protein produces MEPCLYQGSVTHTRLAPFRHHFAYRVFSMLLDIDGVPQQTAKTRFFSHNRWNILAFFDRDHGARDGSPVRPWIDGVLRANGYDPSGWRVWLHCFPRLFGYVFNPLSIYFCCDAEGQLRALLYDVRNTFGDKHGYLIPVTAAGVGPIEHGCAKGFHVSPFFPLEGRYTFTLTPPGERLAVRITLSDATGPTLIAAQTGKRVALCDRNILKLVLSHPLMTLKVIAAIHWEALWIWKKGAAFHRRPEPPGQEVTAILPVDPLPQQSRASGG; encoded by the coding sequence ATGGAACCCTGTTTATACCAAGGCAGCGTCACCCATACTCGGCTGGCGCCTTTCCGGCACCATTTCGCCTACCGGGTTTTTTCGATGCTGTTGGACATCGATGGGGTTCCGCAACAAACCGCGAAAACCCGGTTTTTCTCTCATAATCGCTGGAATATCCTCGCTTTCTTCGACCGCGACCACGGCGCGCGCGACGGCAGCCCGGTGCGCCCGTGGATCGATGGGGTGCTGCGGGCCAATGGCTATGATCCCAGCGGCTGGCGCGTCTGGTTGCATTGTTTCCCGCGCCTGTTTGGCTATGTTTTCAATCCGCTATCGATTTATTTCTGCTGTGACGCAGAGGGGCAGTTGCGCGCCTTGCTCTATGACGTGCGCAATACCTTTGGCGACAAGCATGGCTATCTGATTCCAGTGACTGCGGCGGGCGTTGGGCCCATCGAACACGGGTGTGCCAAAGGGTTTCATGTTTCGCCCTTTTTCCCGCTGGAAGGTCGCTATACCTTCACCCTCACCCCGCCGGGGGAGCGGCTTGCCGTGCGCATTACCCTATCGGATGCCACCGGGCCGACCTTGATCGCCGCCCAAACGGGCAAACGGGTGGCGCTGTGTGACCGGAATATTCTTAAACTTGTGCTGTCGCATCCGTTAATGACACTCAAAGTTATTGCAGCCATCCATTGGGAAGCCTTATGGATTTGGAAGAAGGGCGCGGCGTTCCATCGCCGCCCGGAACCGCCCGGCCAGGAGGTAACCGCTATCCTACCGGTCGATCCGCTTCCGCAACAGTCGCGCGCCTCGGGAGGGTGA
- a CDS encoding alpha-E domain-containing protein, with protein MLSSTAGNIYWMGRYIERATNTARMLEATNRMWLMAGGSREWQSLAMAFGLDENFEKKYPDRAVGDFVTFMGVDSSNPSSIAASIQAARYNARAERNNLTVSVWEYLNEASIQLRSKLDKPLIGSAIQDFLDWTKRQMILVAGACETTLLRDEAYHFLSLGTYIERADNTARILDSKYHILLPQGEKVGGGVDYYQWTEILNCINALRTYRRVYSSAVLPWRVAELMILRSDLPRSLHFCLTQIMDNLDALAQIYGTRHECHRLCGVLASGLRYGKVDDIFKRGLHEFLVEFIDKNNDLGVEITRNYLINP; from the coding sequence ATGCTGAGCAGTACCGCAGGAAATATCTACTGGATGGGGCGCTATATCGAGCGCGCCACCAATACCGCCCGCATGCTGGAAGCGACCAACCGCATGTGGCTGATGGCCGGGGGCAGCCGCGAATGGCAGTCGCTGGCAATGGCCTTCGGCTTGGACGAGAATTTCGAAAAGAAATACCCGGATCGCGCGGTCGGCGATTTTGTCACCTTCATGGGGGTGGATAGCAGCAACCCGTCCAGCATCGCCGCCTCCATCCAAGCGGCGCGCTATAATGCGCGGGCGGAACGCAATAACTTGACCGTTTCGGTCTGGGAATATCTCAACGAGGCGTCGATCCAACTGCGCAGTAAGCTTGATAAGCCGCTGATCGGCAGCGCCATTCAAGATTTTCTCGATTGGACCAAGCGCCAGATGATCCTAGTGGCCGGGGCGTGCGAAACGACGCTGCTGCGCGACGAGGCCTATCACTTTCTGTCGCTCGGCACGTACATCGAGCGCGCCGATAATACCGCCCGCATCCTCGATTCGAAGTATCATATTCTGCTGCCCCAGGGCGAAAAAGTGGGCGGCGGCGTCGATTACTATCAATGGACGGAAATTCTCAACTGCATCAATGCCCTGCGCACCTACCGCCGGGTCTATAGCAGTGCGGTTTTACCGTGGCGCGTGGCGGAATTGATGATCCTGCGCTCGGACCTGCCCCGGTCTTTGCACTTTTGCTTAACCCAGATCATGGACAATCTCGATGCGCTCGCCCAGATCTACGGGACGCGCCACGAATGTCACCGGCTGTGCGGGGTGCTGGCGTCCGGTCTGCGCTACGGCAAGGTCGATGATATTTTTAAGCGCGGTCTTCACGAATTCTTGGTGGAGTTCATCGATAAAAATAATGACCTGGGGGTGGAAATCACCCGCAACTATCTGATCAACCCCTAA
- a CDS encoding circularly permuted type 2 ATP-grasp protein yields the protein MAETAANRPIFDEMRGTDGKIRPAFAGVDQWLSNMPDGEHGRMQLQADLLYERMGITFGAYGSANGHERSIPFDLIPRVLGKTEWDKLEAGLRQRVRALNAFMHDAYHRRDICRAGKIPEAQIVRNDQFLSVMQDFDLPGSIYAHICGVDLVRVSEGQFYVLEDNCRVPSGVSYMLENREVMMRLVPSLFTQNRIQPVAQYAEELLNTLKATAFPAASSDPCVVLLTPGPYNSAYFEHAFLADEMGVELVRGTDLFVDDHKVYMRTPRGPKQVDVIYRRVDDVFLDPLAFRPDSMLGIPGIIGAYRAGNISLANACGTGIADDKATYCYVPEMIRFYLGEEPILQNVPTYRCSEAQDLLYVKENLKDLVVKEVHGSGGAGMLVGPTSTKAEIETFREKLLANPANFIAQPTLSLSTCPTFVEEGIAPRHVDLRPFVLSGDRIAIMPGGLTRVALRKGSLVVNSSQGGGTKDTWVLADH from the coding sequence ATGGCCGAAACCGCAGCAAACCGCCCCATCTTTGACGAAATGCGCGGCACGGATGGCAAAATCCGCCCCGCTTTCGCTGGCGTCGATCAATGGTTGTCGAATATGCCGGATGGGGAACATGGCCGCATGCAATTGCAGGCCGATCTTTTGTACGAGCGTATGGGCATTACCTTCGGGGCCTATGGGTCCGCGAATGGCCATGAACGCTCGATCCCCTTCGACCTGATCCCCCGGGTCTTGGGCAAAACCGAATGGGATAAGCTGGAAGCGGGGTTGCGCCAGCGCGTGCGGGCGCTGAACGCCTTTATGCACGACGCTTACCACCGCCGCGACATCTGCCGCGCCGGCAAAATCCCGGAAGCGCAGATTGTGCGCAACGATCAGTTCCTATCGGTCATGCAGGATTTCGACCTGCCGGGCAGCATCTACGCTCACATCTGCGGCGTCGATCTGGTGCGCGTCTCCGAAGGGCAGTTCTATGTGCTGGAGGATAACTGCCGGGTGCCGTCCGGCGTATCCTATATGCTGGAGAACCGCGAGGTGATGATGCGCCTCGTGCCGTCGCTCTTCACCCAGAACCGCATTCAGCCGGTGGCGCAATATGCCGAAGAGCTGCTGAATACGCTGAAAGCAACGGCTTTTCCGGCGGCCAGCAGCGACCCCTGCGTCGTGCTGCTCACCCCCGGCCCGTATAATAGCGCCTATTTCGAACACGCCTTCCTGGCCGACGAAATGGGGGTGGAACTGGTGCGCGGCACCGATTTGTTCGTCGATGACCATAAGGTCTATATGCGCACCCCGCGCGGGCCGAAGCAGGTGGATGTGATCTACCGCCGGGTTGACGACGTGTTCCTCGATCCGCTGGCGTTCCGGCCCGACTCGATGCTGGGCATCCCCGGCATTATCGGCGCTTACCGGGCGGGGAATATCTCGTTGGCCAATGCCTGCGGCACCGGGATTGCCGACGATAAGGCCACCTATTGTTACGTTCCCGAGATGATCCGTTTTTATCTTGGGGAAGAACCGATCCTACAAAATGTGCCGACCTACCGCTGTTCAGAGGCGCAGGATCTTTTGTATGTGAAGGAGAATTTGAAAGACCTCGTGGTCAAGGAGGTTCACGGCTCCGGCGGCGCCGGCATGCTGGTCGGCCCGACGTCGACCAAGGCGGAAATCGAAACCTTCCGGGAAAAGCTGCTGGCCAATCCCGCCAATTTCATCGCCCAGCCCACCTTGTCGCTTAGCACCTGCCCGACCTTTGTGGAGGAGGGTATCGCCCCCCGCCACGTCGATCTTCGGCCCTTTGTGCTGTCGGGCGACCGAATTGCCATCATGCCCGGCGGGCTGACGCGGGTTGCCTTGCGCAAGGGCTCGCTGGTGGTGAATTCCAGCCAAGGCGGCGGCACCAAGGATACTTGGGTGCTGGCGGACCATTGA
- a CDS encoding LrgB family protein translates to MNNDLYQAWVYLSTSPLLALTLTLVAYQIGHWIYEKADKRPFFNPVLIAVLILVGLLMATGTDYKTYFAGAQFVHFLLGPATVALALPLYRQVNAVRRSAFALLVAVVAGGITAAVSAVGIAKLLGASDRTLISLAPKSVTAPVAMGISEQLGGLPSLTAVLVMLTGITGAMVTTYLLNALRIKDWRVRGFATGVAAHGIGTARALQINEVAGAFSGLAMGINALASAILLPLLVRWLLG, encoded by the coding sequence ATGAATAACGATCTGTATCAAGCCTGGGTCTATCTTTCGACCAGCCCGCTGCTGGCGCTAACCCTAACGCTGGTGGCCTATCAAATCGGCCATTGGATCTATGAGAAGGCCGATAAACGCCCGTTTTTCAATCCGGTGTTGATCGCGGTCTTGATTCTGGTCGGTCTGCTGATGGCGACGGGGACCGATTATAAGACTTATTTCGCCGGGGCGCAGTTCGTGCATTTCCTGCTCGGCCCAGCCACGGTGGCGCTGGCGCTGCCATTGTACCGACAGGTGAACGCGGTGCGCCGCTCGGCCTTTGCCCTGCTGGTCGCGGTGGTTGCGGGCGGGATTACGGCAGCGGTTTCGGCGGTCGGGATCGCAAAACTGCTTGGCGCGTCCGACCGCACCTTGATCTCCCTCGCCCCAAAATCGGTAACGGCGCCGGTAGCGATGGGGATTTCCGAGCAATTAGGCGGGCTGCCATCGCTGACGGCGGTGCTGGTCATGCTGACTGGCATTACCGGCGCGATGGTGACGACGTATTTGCTGAACGCCCTGCGGATCAAGGATTGGCGTGTGCGCGGCTTCGCCACCGGGGTCGCGGCCCACGGCATCGGCACGGCGCGGGCGTTGCAGATCAACGAAGTGGCGGGCGCTTTCTCCGGCCTTGCGATGGGGATCAATGCCCTCGCCAGCGCCATTCTGCTGCCTTTGCTGGTGCGCTGGCTGCTGGGCTGA
- the msrP gene encoding protein-methionine-sulfoxide reductase catalytic subunit MsrP — protein MPLHFPRSWALPEASATPESVFFNRRSVLKAMGAAPLLASAGALLPGAAAAAYPYPRTSTYPVDRPETPEKLATNYNNFYEFGTSKYVADAAQALKTSPWKVTIDGLVEKPLTLDADELIGKMALEERVYRFRCVEAWSAVIPWTGFPLAALVKLAAPTSAAKYVRFETFLDSAMAFGQRQFWQPWPYIEGVTVAEAMNDLAFIATGAYGKPLPKQMGAPIRLVLPWKYGFKSIKSITKISFTDKRPVSFWEKLQDSEYGFWANVNPQVPHPRWSQASERTLTGERVATQLFNGYGEWVAGLYTGLQGEKLYM, from the coding sequence ATGCCGCTGCATTTTCCCCGTTCCTGGGCTTTGCCCGAGGCGTCGGCGACGCCGGAGTCCGTGTTCTTCAACCGCCGCTCTGTGTTGAAAGCGATGGGGGCGGCGCCGCTGCTGGCGAGTGCCGGGGCTTTGCTGCCGGGCGCAGCGGCGGCGGCTTACCCGTATCCGCGCACGTCCACCTATCCGGTGGACCGGCCGGAAACGCCGGAGAAGCTGGCGACCAACTATAATAATTTTTATGAGTTCGGCACGTCGAAATATGTTGCCGATGCCGCCCAGGCGCTGAAAACCAGCCCTTGGAAAGTCACCATCGACGGTCTGGTCGAAAAGCCGCTGACCTTGGATGCCGATGAGTTGATCGGCAAGATGGCCTTGGAGGAACGGGTTTACCGCTTCCGCTGCGTCGAAGCCTGGTCAGCGGTTATTCCCTGGACCGGCTTCCCGCTCGCCGCCTTGGTCAAATTAGCGGCGCCAACCAGCGCGGCCAAATATGTGCGCTTCGAGACTTTCCTCGATTCGGCTATGGCCTTCGGTCAGCGCCAGTTTTGGCAGCCTTGGCCTTATATCGAAGGCGTAACGGTTGCCGAGGCAATGAACGATCTCGCGTTTATCGCCACCGGCGCCTACGGCAAGCCGCTGCCAAAGCAGATGGGGGCGCCAATCCGCTTGGTGCTGCCGTGGAAGTATGGCTTCAAGTCGATCAAGTCGATCACCAAGATCAGCTTTACCGACAAGCGCCCGGTCAGCTTCTGGGAAAAACTACAAGACAGCGAATATGGTTTTTGGGCGAATGTGAACCCGCAGGTGCCGCATCCGCGTTGGAGCCAAGCGAGCGAACGGACCCTGACGGGGGAGCGCGTCGCAACGCAACTCTTCAACGGCTATGGCGAGTGGGTTGCCGGTCTCTACACCGGGCTTCAGGGCGAAAAACTGTATATGTAG
- a CDS encoding NAD(P)/FAD-dependent oxidoreductase: MNPAARIAIIGSGISGLGAAWSLRNQNITLFEKEARPGGHSNTLEVMAEGRPVAVDTGFIVYNERNYPNLTQMFRHLDVTTAASDMSFSVSVDGGRLEYSGTSTAALFAQKRNIVNLRHWGMIRDILRFFRDAQALLEDASAPDLTLGDFLKRGGYGEAFIQDHLLPMAAAIWSAPMATLRGFPARSFARFFSNHGLLSVNDRPQWRTVAGGSQTYVRRLLADLPGITLNAGVEALRRSGAGVEIRRQGAWERFDAVILACHADQALALLTDADATERSLLGAFRFQPNIAYLHRDPALMPRRRRAWASWNHLSRTQNDQRDEAASVAVTYWMNRLQPLPTTTDFFVTLNPFTPPDPARTDARIVYDHPIFDHAALDAQGRLSQMQGYRNCFYAGAWMGYGFHEDGLRSGLTAGLALGGSVPWLTGAETRQAAE; this comes from the coding sequence ATGAACCCTGCTGCACGCATCGCAATCATCGGGTCAGGCATCTCCGGTCTCGGCGCCGCTTGGTCATTACGTAATCAAAATATTACCCTCTTCGAAAAAGAAGCCCGCCCCGGGGGCCATTCGAATACGCTTGAGGTTATGGCAGAGGGGCGCCCAGTCGCCGTCGATACCGGGTTTATCGTTTATAACGAGCGCAACTATCCGAATCTCACCCAGATGTTCCGCCATTTGGACGTGACGACGGCAGCAAGCGATATGAGCTTCTCCGTCTCCGTCGATGGTGGGCGGCTGGAGTATTCCGGCACCTCCACCGCGGCGCTGTTTGCCCAAAAGCGCAATATCGTAAACCTGCGCCACTGGGGCATGATCCGCGATATTCTGCGCTTTTTCCGCGACGCCCAGGCGTTGTTGGAAGACGCGAGCGCCCCCGATCTGACGCTAGGGGATTTCCTTAAGCGCGGCGGTTATGGCGAGGCCTTTATCCAAGATCATTTGCTGCCGATGGCGGCTGCAATCTGGTCGGCCCCAATGGCAACCTTACGCGGCTTCCCGGCCCGCAGTTTTGCCCGGTTTTTCAGCAATCACGGTCTCCTGAGCGTCAACGACCGCCCGCAGTGGCGCACGGTTGCCGGGGGCAGTCAGACCTATGTGCGCCGCCTGCTGGCCGACCTGCCGGGCATTACCCTGAATGCCGGGGTGGAAGCCCTGCGCCGCAGCGGGGCCGGGGTCGAAATCCGGCGCCAGGGGGCCTGGGAACGCTTCGATGCCGTCATCCTCGCCTGCCATGCCGACCAAGCGCTGGCGCTACTCACCGATGCCGATGCGACAGAACGCAGCCTCTTGGGCGCCTTCCGTTTCCAGCCGAACATCGCCTATTTGCACCGCGACCCGGCCCTGATGCCACGCCGCCGCCGCGCCTGGGCAAGCTGGAACCATTTATCGCGAACCCAAAACGATCAGCGCGACGAGGCCGCAAGCGTCGCAGTGACCTATTGGATGAACCGGTTGCAACCGCTACCGACCACAACCGATTTCTTCGTTACGCTGAACCCTTTCACCCCGCCCGATCCAGCACGGACCGACGCGCGCATCGTTTATGATCACCCGATCTTTGACCATGCGGCGCTGGATGCCCAGGGTCGGCTAAGCCAGATGCAGGGCTATCGGAACTGCTTTTATGCCGGGGCCTGGATGGGCTATGGTTTTCATGAAGATGGGCTGCGCAGCGGCCTGACCGCTGGTCTGGCGCTCGGCGGGTCGGTCCCTTGGCTGACCGGTGCCGAGACGCGGCAGGCGGCGGAATAG
- a CDS encoding SAM-dependent methyltransferase, producing the protein MSDTVFSAALPEAPGLHLLPPTARLPAPLRPILRAADRMKSGTLTVILPNGHRLMVRGQEPGPVAELHLHRNRLFRRVLMGGHVAFAEAYMDGDWDSPDLAALISYLARNENALAIDGRWWTRALSLVLHRLRDNTKRGSRKNIAFHYDLGNNFYRLWLDPSMTYSSAVFATGAETLEQAQTEKYARMAALIDLKPGDHVLEIGCGWGGFAELAARRGARVTGLTLSKEQKAYAEARLAAAGLADRVEIRLQDYRDTPGTFDGIVSIEMIEAVGEAYWPVYFKAIHDRLKAGGRAAIQAITIDPARFEPYRRSPDFIQRYIFPGGMLPTVERLQHEVARAGMLWEKLDGYGRDYARTLREWREKFDATWDKIAPLGFDARFRRMWRYYLAYCEGGFDAGSIDVVQLGIQKT; encoded by the coding sequence ATGAGCGATACCGTCTTTTCTGCCGCCTTGCCGGAGGCGCCGGGCCTGCACCTGCTGCCGCCCACGGCCCGGCTGCCCGCGCCGCTGCGCCCGATCCTGCGCGCCGCCGACCGGATGAAAAGCGGTACGCTGACCGTTATTCTTCCGAACGGCCACCGCCTGATGGTGCGCGGTCAGGAACCGGGACCGGTCGCCGAACTGCATTTGCATCGCAACCGCCTGTTTCGCCGCGTGCTGATGGGGGGCCATGTTGCCTTCGCCGAAGCCTATATGGACGGCGACTGGGATAGCCCCGATCTTGCGGCCCTTATCTCGTATCTCGCCCGCAATGAAAATGCGCTGGCGATTGATGGGCGCTGGTGGACGCGGGCGCTGAGCCTAGTTCTGCACCGTCTGCGCGACAATACGAAGCGCGGATCCCGCAAGAATATCGCCTTTCATTACGATCTCGGAAATAATTTCTACCGCCTGTGGCTCGACCCGAGCATGACCTATTCCTCCGCCGTCTTTGCCACGGGGGCCGAAACGCTGGAGCAGGCCCAGACCGAAAAATACGCCCGCATGGCGGCGCTGATCGACCTGAAGCCGGGCGATCATGTGCTGGAAATCGGCTGCGGCTGGGGCGGTTTTGCCGAATTGGCGGCCCGGCGCGGCGCCCGCGTCACCGGCCTCACCCTGTCGAAAGAGCAAAAGGCCTATGCCGAAGCGCGGCTCGCGGCAGCAGGTCTCGCGGATCGCGTCGAAATCCGGCTGCAAGATTACCGTGACACCCCCGGCACTTTCGATGGCATCGTCAGCATCGAGATGATCGAGGCGGTCGGCGAAGCCTATTGGCCGGTCTATTTCAAAGCCATTCACGATCGGCTGAAGGCCGGGGGGCGCGCCGCCATTCAGGCGATCACCATCGACCCCGCGCGGTTTGAACCCTATCGCCGGTCGCCGGATTTCATCCAGCGCTACATCTTCCCGGGCGGCATGCTACCGACCGTCGAACGCCTTCAGCACGAAGTGGCGCGCGCGGGCATGCTGTGGGAAAAGCTCGACGGGTATGGCCGCGACTATGCCCGCACCCTGCGCGAGTGGCGGGAGAAGTTCGACGCGACCTGGGATAAGATCGCGCCCTTGGGGTTCGATGCCCGCTTCCGCCGCATGTGGCGCTATTATCTCGCCTATTGTGAAGGCGGCTTCGATGCCGGGTCGATTGACGTGGTCCAACTCGGCATCCAGAAAACCTGA
- a CDS encoding transglutaminase family protein: MASRLILDITHRTRYRFDGPTTAVQYLRLSPGECNGQKVHAWAVEAPGDLFPWRDGHRNLVHSLYLHEPLTEIELVARGRVETVDQAGVLGEDGAGALPPEYWLREGPLTGLGTGEAGLQMRAFNRDVTRHRPAQRLDFLHHLLRAIVDRMPYQPGVTVAGTTAAEALVKGAGVCQDHAHVFIAIARANGIPARYVSGYLLSGPVSGPQDVGHAWAEAYVPGLGWVGFDPSNGICPTASYVRVAIGTDYSDGCPVRGMRGGGGGETLAVNVSVSPLERRPNNPYTATQQ; this comes from the coding sequence GTGGCGTCCCGTCTGATTCTGGATATCACGCACCGTACCCGCTATCGGTTCGATGGGCCGACGACGGCGGTGCAATACCTGCGCTTGTCGCCGGGGGAGTGCAACGGCCAAAAGGTTCATGCCTGGGCCGTGGAAGCGCCGGGCGACCTGTTCCCCTGGCGCGATGGCCATCGCAACCTCGTTCACAGCCTCTATCTGCACGAACCGCTGACCGAAATCGAATTGGTGGCGCGCGGCCGGGTTGAGACGGTCGATCAAGCGGGGGTGCTGGGCGAGGATGGGGCGGGCGCCCTGCCGCCCGAGTATTGGCTGCGCGAGGGACCGTTGACCGGCCTCGGCACGGGGGAGGCGGGCCTCCAAATGCGGGCGTTCAACCGCGATGTGACCCGGCACCGCCCGGCCCAGCGCCTGGATTTCCTGCATCACCTGCTGCGCGCGATTGTCGATCGGATGCCCTATCAGCCGGGGGTGACGGTAGCGGGCACCACGGCGGCGGAAGCCTTGGTGAAGGGCGCCGGGGTGTGCCAGGACCATGCCCATGTGTTTATTGCCATCGCGCGGGCGAATGGTATTCCGGCCCGCTATGTCTCGGGCTATCTCCTGTCCGGCCCGGTCTCCGGTCCGCAGGACGTTGGGCACGCTTGGGCGGAAGCCTATGTGCCGGGCCTTGGCTGGGTGGGATTCGACCCGTCGAATGGTATCTGCCCAACGGCCTCTTATGTTCGCGTTGCCATCGGCACCGATTACAGCGACGGGTGCCCGGTGCGCGGAATGCGCGGCGGCGGGGGCGGCGAGACCTTGGCGGTCAATGTCTCCGTTTCCCCGCTGGAACGGCGGCCCAACAATCCCTACACTGCGACCCAGCAATAA
- a CDS encoding CidA/LrgA family protein translates to MLKGFTILLVCQLIGEATVRGLGLPVPGPVLGMALLFCGLLLRGGIPQDIELVGGTLLKHLSLLFVPAGVGVMLYLPLFAAEWEAIAASLVVSTTLTIAVTAMIMKLLLPRDGAEKPGAAE, encoded by the coding sequence ATGCTGAAAGGGTTCACCATTCTGCTGGTTTGCCAGTTGATCGGCGAGGCGACCGTGCGTGGTTTGGGGCTGCCGGTACCCGGGCCGGTGTTGGGGATGGCGCTGCTGTTCTGCGGGCTATTGCTGCGCGGCGGTATTCCCCAGGATATCGAGTTGGTCGGCGGGACACTGCTCAAGCATCTTTCGCTGCTGTTCGTGCCAGCGGGGGTCGGCGTCATGCTCTATCTGCCGCTGTTTGCGGCGGAGTGGGAGGCGATTGCCGCCTCCTTGGTTGTTTCGACAACGCTGACGATTGCCGTAACGGCGATGATCATGAAGCTGCTGTTGCCGCGTGACGGCGCCGAGAAGCCGGGGGCGGCGGAATGA
- a CDS encoding cryptochrome/photolyase family protein, protein MTTPPPLLLWFRNDLRPGDNPAFAAAVATATEQKTSLIAFYCHDETSPSFRPLGGAVRWWLHQSLTALGADLAAYGIPLVLRQGAAATVVPSLVTETGARQLFWNRRYEAAEIAVDTALKADLTARGVQVASSNAALLVEPWEVKTGQGKPFQVFSPFWKTARPLAANRAPLPQPPVQRLSEAPAVASDALAAWGFLPTRPDWAAGLREAWTPGSAGAQARLSQFLMTALKSYADRRDRPDLPATSGLSPHLRFGEIGPRQIWAATDLACQGQLTERGPESFTRELGWREFSYHLLYHQPQIATRPIRAQFEAFPWQADEAVLRAWQKGLTGYPIVDAGMRQLWQTGWMHNRVRMLVGSLLVKHLLQPWQAGEEWFWDTLVDADPASNPASWQWVAGCGADAAPYFRIFNPVLQGEKFDPEGDYVRRWVPELARMPAAFIHKPWDAPTLVLREAGVQLGHTYPKPCIGLSEGRDRALAAFHALSPAETA, encoded by the coding sequence ATGACGACACCCCCGCCCCTGCTGCTTTGGTTTCGCAATGATCTTCGGCCGGGGGATAATCCCGCCTTTGCGGCGGCAGTTGCCACCGCGACCGAGCAGAAAACCAGCCTGATTGCATTTTATTGCCATGACGAAACAAGCCCGAGTTTCCGCCCGCTCGGCGGTGCAGTGCGCTGGTGGCTGCACCAGAGCCTGACGGCGCTAGGGGCCGACCTAGCCGCTTACGGCATTCCCCTGGTTCTGCGGCAGGGCGCGGCGGCCACCGTCGTTCCCAGTCTCGTTACCGAAACCGGCGCTCGGCAGCTCTTCTGGAACCGGCGCTATGAGGCGGCGGAAATTGCCGTCGATACCGCCCTGAAGGCCGATCTAACCGCCCGAGGCGTACAGGTTGCCAGCAGCAATGCGGCCTTATTGGTCGAACCTTGGGAGGTCAAGACCGGCCAGGGCAAACCGTTCCAAGTGTTTAGCCCTTTCTGGAAAACCGCGCGGCCCCTCGCCGCCAATCGTGCCCCCTTGCCCCAGCCGCCGGTTCAGCGCCTGTCGGAGGCCCCCGCCGTTGCCAGCGACGCGCTAGCGGCTTGGGGGTTTCTACCGACTCGCCCCGACTGGGCGGCCGGGCTGCGCGAGGCTTGGACGCCGGGGAGCGCCGGAGCGCAGGCCCGGCTTAGCCAGTTTCTCATGACCGCCCTTAAATCCTATGCCGACCGCCGCGACCGGCCCGATCTGCCCGCGACCAGCGGCCTGTCGCCGCACCTGCGCTTCGGCGAGATTGGGCCGCGCCAGATTTGGGCCGCCACCGATCTTGCCTGTCAGGGCCAGTTGACCGAGCGGGGACCGGAGAGTTTTACGCGGGAATTGGGCTGGCGCGAGTTCAGCTATCACCTGCTCTATCATCAACCGCAGATCGCCACGCGCCCGATCCGCGCACAGTTCGAAGCCTTCCCGTGGCAGGCCGACGAGGCCGTGCTGCGGGCGTGGCAAAAGGGGCTGACCGGCTATCCCATCGTCGATGCCGGCATGCGCCAACTCTGGCAGACAGGCTGGATGCACAATCGCGTGCGCATGCTCGTCGGCTCCCTCCTGGTCAAACACCTGCTGCAGCCCTGGCAAGCGGGGGAGGAATGGTTTTGGGATACGTTGGTTGATGCTGACCCGGCCAGCAATCCCGCAAGCTGGCAGTGGGTCGCTGGGTGCGGCGCCGATGCAGCGCCCTATTTCCGCATCTTCAACCCGGTGCTTCAGGGCGAAAAGTTTGATCCCGAGGGCGATTATGTGCGCCGTTGGGTGCCTGAACTGGCCCGGATGCCCGCCGCTTTCATCCATAAACCGTGGGACGCCCCGACCTTAGTGCTGCGCGAGGCCGGGGTGCAACTGGGACACACCTACCCGAAACCCTGCATCGGTCTTAGCGAGGGGCGCGACCGTGCCCTTGCCGCTTTCCATGCCCTTAGCCCTGCGGAGACCGCTTAG